Below is a window of Microbacterium saperdae DNA.
CTGATCGGCGGCGCCGTCGGACTCGTGCTCGGCATCGCGGGCATCGTCGCGATCAACATCATCCGCCCGACGGTCGCCGCGACGACCGCGAGCGCAGGACAGGGCGGCCCAGGAGGCATGGGTGGCGGACCCACCGGCGGAGGTGCCGGGGGCCCGATGTTCCAGTCGACCCAGGCGGCAGACATCGTGCTGCAGGCACCGTTCACCCCCTGGGTGCTGGTGGCGGCCGTCGGGCTCGCCGTGCTCGGCGGACTGATCGCCGGGGCGTTCGGCGGATGGCGCGCGGCGCGACTCAGCCCGGCCGAGGCGCTCCGCTCCGTGGCCTGAACATCGCGGACCACGCTCGACACTTCAGACACTCGAATCCAAGGAGACAGACATGACCATCGCAGACCTGGCGCCCACGGCGCCGACGACGGAGGAGAACCGACCGCTGTACCGCGCGACGGGTGTGACCCGCACCTACGCGCAGAAGGGAAGGACGGTGAAGGCGCTGACCGGGGTGGATCTGGAGATCATGCCCGGCGAGTTCGTGACGATCCAGGGGCCGACCGGGGGCGGCAAGTCGACACTGCTGCAGCTCCTGGGCGCGCTCGACTCGCCGTCGGCGGGCTCGCTCCTGCTGAACGGCACAGAGCTCGCGACCGCCTCGGCGAAGGAGCTCGGACGCATCCGGGCCGAGGAGATCGGCTTCGTCTTCCAGGGCTTCAACCTCATCCCCACGCTCACGGCGGCGGAGAACGTCAACATGGCGTTGGAGCCGATGAACCTCGACAGGGCGGAGCGGTCGCGGCGTGTGGCCGAGGCGCTCGCGCACGTCGGACTCGACGACCGTGGTGATCATCTGCCCACTGAACTCTCCGGCGGCCAGCAGCAGCGCGTGGCGATCGCACGGGCGATCGTGAAGCGTCCACGCGTGCTGCTCGCCGACGAGCCGACGGGCAACCTCGATGAGAGCATGCGCGATGAGATCCTCGCGCTGCTCGAATCGCTGTGCGCCGAGGGCATCACCATGATCGTGGTCACCCACGACTCGGCGGTCGCGCGCCGTGCGACGCGCCGCCTCCGCCTCTCGAAGGGCACGGTGCAGGACATCACGCGCTGACGAGCGCCGCAAAAAGGGGGCCCGGCGTCAGCGGGGCCCCCTTCGTGCTGTCCGTGATGGCGTCAGTGGGTGTCTTCTGCTTCGATCTCGGTGCGGTCGCCGGACCACTGGGTGTGGAAGGTTCCGGGCTTGTCGATGCGCTTGTAGGTGTGTGCACCGAAGAAGTCGCGTTGTCCCTGCACGAGCGCGGCGGGGAGCCGGTCGGCGCGGATGCCGTCGTAGTACGACAGCGAGGACGAGAACGCGGGGGCGGGGATGCCGGCCTGGGCGGCGGCGACCACGACGCGGCGCCAGGCGGCCTGGGCGCGGGTGATCGCTTCGGTGAAGTACGGGGCGGTGAGCAGCACGGGCAGTGCGGGCTCGGCGGCGTAGGCG
It encodes the following:
- a CDS encoding ABC transporter ATP-binding protein, with protein sequence MTIADLAPTAPTTEENRPLYRATGVTRTYAQKGRTVKALTGVDLEIMPGEFVTIQGPTGGGKSTLLQLLGALDSPSAGSLLLNGTELATASAKELGRIRAEEIGFVFQGFNLIPTLTAAENVNMALEPMNLDRAERSRRVAEALAHVGLDDRGDHLPTELSGGQQQRVAIARAIVKRPRVLLADEPTGNLDESMRDEILALLESLCAEGITMIVVTHDSAVARRATRRLRLSKGTVQDITR